The following are from one region of the Anaeropeptidivorans aminofermentans genome:
- a CDS encoding SseB family protein: MQMHIPVEMPKEMFKYIGNPDTLRAGDSFSIGGDIRIKFWHLAENEQRQRFIPLFTSAEVFDKEVQPV, encoded by the coding sequence ATGCAAATGCATATTCCGGTTGAAATGCCGAAAGAAATGTTCAAATATATAGGGAATCCAGATACGTTAAGAGCAGGAGATTCATTTTCTATAGGCGGAGATATTCGTATTAAATTTTGGCATCTGGCAGAAAATGAGCAAAGGCAGCGCTTTATTCCTCTTTTTACAAGCGCTGAAGTGTTCGATAAAGAGGTTCAGCCTGTGTAA
- a CDS encoding pyridoxamine 5'-phosphate oxidase family protein, whose translation MYQNMRRSDRQISKEETMEILLNGEYGFLATVDKDNQPYVVPLSYVVIENEIFFHCALSGQKLDNIKHEEKVCFSVVGKTQPVYDNNFTTYFESVVVFGKARIIDDMDKKTEVLLKLAEKYLPEYMDMADKAIEGSMQRTAICAITIDHITGKAKKKKV comes from the coding sequence ATGTATCAAAATATGAGAAGAAGCGACAGACAGATTTCCAAAGAAGAAACCATGGAAATATTACTCAACGGGGAATACGGCTTTCTGGCAACAGTTGACAAAGATAATCAGCCCTATGTTGTTCCGCTGTCTTATGTTGTAATAGAAAATGAGATATTTTTTCATTGTGCCCTTTCAGGTCAAAAGCTGGACAATATAAAGCATGAAGAAAAGGTTTGCTTTAGTGTCGTAGGAAAAACCCAGCCCGTATATGACAATAACTTCACTACATATTTTGAAAGCGTCGTAGTTTTCGGCAAAGCCCGTATCATTGATGATATGGACAAAAAGACAGAGGTTCTTTTAAAGCTTGCTGAAAAATACCTTCCTGAATATATGGATATGGCAGATAAAGCAATTGAAGGCTCTATGCAAAGAACCGCCATATGCGCCATAACAATAGACCATATTACAGGAAAGGCAAAGAAGAAAAAAGTTTAA
- the glgB gene encoding 1,4-alpha-glucan branching protein GlgB yields the protein MDHTYLTKEEKFLFREGTWYRSFDRLGAHPACKDGCDGYEFAVWAPGAKAVYVMGTFNEWNQKEFSMHQDVSCGVWHLFVSGVCKGDLYKFVIETETGALLYKADPYAFYTEKIPGNSSRIEDIDGYKWQDALWLARRKKNGHMNRPLNIYEVHLGSWKRHEDGSYYTYEELAEELIPYAVRMGYTHLELMPVMEHPYDGSWGYQITGYYAPTSRFGGPKDFMAFVDKCHGAGLGVILDWVPGHFCRDAHGLGAFVGDKLFEKGDHQQWGTYKFDFGRGEVRSFLISNLLFWLEKYHGDGIRVDGVTSMLYLNFGIEDTNLKEYNQYGKEENLEAIEFLKAANKAAAQWFPDVMMIAEESTAWPLVTYPPADGGLGFHYKWDMGWMNDTLRFMKTDFPFRPGNHGLLTFSMMYAFNENFILPLSHDEVVHGKCSLIVRMPGDYWRQFAGLRLLAMYQICHPGAKLNFMGNEIGQFIEWRDYEGIEWFLTGYEAHQKHQYFIEALNGLYKEEKALWQKSYSWEGFRWLDADNDKQSILSFIRHGKKPADDLIVLLNFRPDTYTDYRLGVTRKGTYKEIFNSDHVKYGGSGNINGDFIESEALPWHGMNHSVRISVPPIGGVILKRCGKMHNKSDGGQEEKG from the coding sequence ATGGACCATACTTATTTAACAAAGGAAGAAAAGTTTCTCTTTAGGGAGGGAACCTGGTATCGGAGCTTTGATAGGTTAGGCGCACACCCGGCATGCAAAGACGGTTGTGACGGCTATGAATTTGCAGTTTGGGCGCCGGGGGCGAAGGCCGTTTACGTAATGGGAACTTTTAACGAGTGGAATCAGAAAGAGTTTTCTATGCATCAGGATGTGTCCTGCGGGGTATGGCACTTATTTGTTTCGGGAGTGTGCAAAGGGGACCTATACAAATTTGTCATTGAAACGGAAACGGGAGCGCTTCTTTACAAAGCAGATCCCTATGCCTTTTATACGGAAAAGATACCGGGGAATTCCTCGCGGATTGAGGATATAGACGGATACAAATGGCAGGATGCTCTCTGGCTTGCACGCCGGAAGAAAAACGGCCATATGAACCGGCCTCTTAATATTTATGAGGTACACCTTGGCTCCTGGAAGCGCCATGAAGATGGAAGCTACTACACCTATGAGGAGCTGGCGGAGGAGTTGATTCCCTATGCGGTGAGGATGGGATACACCCATCTGGAGCTGATGCCGGTGATGGAACATCCTTATGACGGCTCTTGGGGATATCAGATAACAGGATACTATGCACCTACCTCCAGATTCGGTGGGCCCAAAGATTTTATGGCCTTTGTGGATAAATGCCATGGGGCAGGTTTGGGGGTAATTCTGGACTGGGTTCCGGGGCACTTCTGCAGAGATGCCCACGGTCTGGGTGCTTTTGTGGGGGATAAGCTCTTTGAAAAGGGCGACCACCAACAGTGGGGCACCTATAAGTTTGACTTTGGCAGGGGAGAAGTCCGTTCCTTCCTCATTTCCAACCTGCTTTTCTGGCTGGAAAAATATCATGGAGACGGCATCCGGGTGGATGGCGTTACCAGCATGCTTTACTTGAACTTTGGCATAGAGGACACAAATCTGAAGGAATACAATCAATATGGAAAGGAAGAGAATCTGGAGGCCATCGAATTTTTAAAAGCGGCCAACAAAGCAGCTGCCCAGTGGTTTCCCGACGTGATGATGATTGCCGAAGAGAGTACGGCTTGGCCATTGGTCACCTACCCGCCGGCGGATGGGGGCCTGGGCTTTCATTATAAATGGGATATGGGATGGATGAATGACACGCTCCGCTTCATGAAAACAGACTTTCCTTTTCGGCCGGGAAATCACGGACTTCTGACCTTTTCCATGATGTATGCCTTCAATGAAAACTTTATTCTGCCCCTTTCTCATGATGAGGTGGTTCACGGGAAGTGCTCTTTGATTGTCCGCATGCCGGGGGATTACTGGCGGCAGTTTGCGGGCCTGCGCCTGCTGGCGATGTATCAGATTTGCCATCCGGGCGCTAAACTGAACTTCATGGGAAATGAGATTGGGCAGTTTATTGAATGGCGGGACTATGAGGGAATCGAGTGGTTTTTGACCGGTTACGAAGCCCATCAAAAGCACCAATATTTTATAGAAGCGCTGAATGGGCTCTATAAGGAAGAAAAGGCCTTATGGCAGAAGAGCTACTCATGGGAAGGCTTTCGCTGGCTGGATGCAGACAATGACAAACAATCCATATTGTCCTTTATACGGCATGGCAAAAAACCGGCAGATGATCTTATTGTGCTTCTGAATTTCAGACCAGATACATATACTGATTATCGCCTTGGCGTGACGAGAAAGGGTACATACAAGGAGATTTTTAATTCCGACCATGTAAAATACGGCGGCTCAGGGAATATAAACGGGGATTTTATAGAGAGTGAAGCCCTTCCCTGGCATGGGATGAACCACTCCGTAAGGATAAGTGTTCCGCCTATCGGTGGGGTTATCCTGAAAAGATGCGGAAAAATGCACAATAAGAGCGATGGCGGGCAGGAGGAAAAAGGATGA
- the tnpA gene encoding IS200/IS605 family transposase: MDKNSLSHTTWECKYHLVFAPKYRRQIIYGRLKADIGKILRELCERKGIEIIEAECCSDHIHMLVRIPPKYSVSEIMGYLKGKSSLIIFDRHANLKYKYGNRHFWCRGYYVDTVGKNAKKIEEYIRNQIQEDKVADQISLLEYIDPFTGEPVKGNKK, translated from the coding sequence ATGGACAAAAATAGTTTATCACATACAACCTGGGAATGTAAATATCATCTGGTATTTGCTCCAAAGTATCGAAGACAAATAATTTATGGAAGATTAAAGGCGGATATAGGAAAGATACTTAGAGAATTATGTGAAAGAAAAGGTATAGAAATAATAGAAGCAGAATGTTGTAGTGACCATATACACATGTTAGTCAGAATACCACCTAAATATAGTGTATCAGAGATAATGGGATATTTGAAAGGAAAGAGTTCTTTAATAATATTCGATAGACATGCAAATTTAAAATATAAATATGGGAATAGACATTTCTGGTGTAGAGGATATTATGTTGATACAGTAGGTAAAAATGCGAAAAAAATAGAAGAATACATTAGAAATCAAATACAAGAAGATAAAGTAGCAGATCAAATTTCATTGTTAGAATATATTGACCCGTTTACGGGGGAGCCAGTGAAAGGAAATAAAAAATAA